Below is a genomic region from Henckelia pumila isolate YLH828 chromosome 3, ASM3356847v2, whole genome shotgun sequence.
gactaaaagtAAAACTTTATAACCTTTAAAGGCCGCGATGAACAAACTCCCAAAACCAGAGGAtattacataattttttttttctctcctaCAAATGGAATTATCCacaaaaatatctaaaaattaGAAAAATCAAGAGCTACCATCGGAACTGCGGGCGGCCTGCTGTCTCGTTGAATTCGCGTGTTGAGTCTGGAAGCTGAGCTGAAGCTGTGGAGTGTGAGATTCTTGAAAACAAATGCCTCAAACTTCAACAATTTTTCTTGAATCCTTCATTTCAGTTCCATCCCCTAGAATTTCAAGGTCTTTTTTATTTCTCTTGTTCCACATTTCCGTATGTTAATTTAACTCTGAAATTCCGACGATATGTAGAAGTTTTTTCTTAAagctcaaaattttttttaatgccaCACGAGCATTTTGTATTGTTTTTGTTACTTGTGTGCTGCTATTTCCGGGAAAATGGAAAATTGGATATGTTTGTTGATATGGGAGCTAGTTTGTATGGGTGGTGGTTTTGAAGTACTTTGGAGAAAGGTTGATTTTTGCTGTTGTATGTGAAAGATGTCCTAAATGCGTGTGATTACTTTGCAGTAAATCGAATGGTTGTGAGAATTTAGTTGGTGTCAATATTCACGTATGTAAGAGGGCACAAGTAGTCTGTCTTGGTATGTTGGCACCAAGAAAGTTCATGCAGAGGAGGAAGAAAGTGGAGGTTTTTAAGGATGCTGCGGACGAAGCAGACCAGAAGAACTGGAGAAAAATAATGCTTGAAATTGAGGAATCGGATTCTGCGGTTGCAGTGCTCAGGAGCCGGAGACCCAAGAGCGAGCCTCTCCCTAAAGACTTGGTTGTAGGGACCCTGGTTCGGTTTAAACAGCTCAAGAAGTGGAACCTTGTTGGTGAGGTGTGTAATGCGTCGTGGTGATTCTAATCTATGTCTTTTACACATTTAGAATAAATTGAGTTACTACTTGTATTTTTTGTATGCAGATAAAATACAATCATGAATTCTTGAATGAATACATTTGAAGTTCCAATGTTGTTGCtgataaattttaaaagttgaAGATATCTAGATACTGGATTCTATCATGatagaaatatttattttacattttaCATTTAGCATATAATATTTGGTAAGCAAGAACTAAATAAAACTTTCCGATAGAGGGTAAAATTTGGTGTTATAAGGACTTTTTTACttgaaatttttgttttattttttaaaattttgggttCACTTcaaatttatttctaattattCTTTTTGCAGAATCTCTGAGGCCCAAATTTTCCTGGAGCACACATGTTTTTTACATTGTTTCActcatttatttgtttattttctaGATTCTTGAATGGCTTCGGACCCAACATTGGTGGGATTTTAAGGAGATGGACTTCTTGATGCTCATAACTGCCTATGGAAAGCAAGGAGATTTTAATAAAGCTGAGAGGGTTCTAAGCTACATAAACCAAAAAGGATATGCGCCTCATGTCATATCTTATACCGCTCTTATGGAGGCATATGGAAATGGGGGTCAATATAATAAAGCAGAAGCTATATTTCGAAGGATGCAATCTTCAGGCCCTGAACCCTCTGCTGTGACATATCAGATTATTCTTAATACATTTGTTAAGGTAACGAAATCCATTAATTTCAACAATGTTATGTGTAGCACACCATATTATAACGTGTTACTGCTGTTGTGAAGCTTCAGAATATGAAGAATGATCTTACAGTTTTACAGCAAGTAACTATTAGTTTGACTAAAGTCTGTAAGAAAAATTTCAACAGTAGGTTTCTCAATTTATGGTCTCCTATTGATGCGTCGTGCTTACTGGAGGATGCTGTTATAATATTAACCAAGGCTATGAACTTTGAGTTCTTCTACCTAACATCTcagttttttttatcaaattaaCAATGTGACTTGGAGTATTGATTTGTTTATTGTTTGTAAATCCTTAATGAATCAGAAAAGAATGACTGGTTCAAAATGATCGTGCAAAAGGACTGCTTATGGTGCTTGTAACACTTTTAAGAGCGAAATTTCAAGAGCTTCGAGAGTCACAAATCTATGAGGGGGGTTCTTAGCTGCTATGAATTTTCCAAATGATAGATGCCACAGGAAACATGACTTCTTCCCTATATTTCGgattttattgttgatttaATGATGCATCTAAATTATTTCAGGATTCTGTTCTTAATTGTGTGATAagacttgattttttttattaataaggGTGCGTTTTTTCATTTATAGAAGCATATCTTGGATAATTTGTGTGCTCCTATATATTGATGATACTATCGGCTGAAACCTTTTTTGCAACATTGGGCTGCTGCAGGGAGACAAGTTTAGAGAAGCTGAGGAAATCTTTGAAACCCTTTTAGATAAAGAACTTTCACCTTTAAAACCAGACCAAAAAATGTTCCACATGATGATTTACATGTACAAGAAGGCTGGAAGTTACGACAAAGCTCGACAACTGTTTGCATTGATGCCTGAGAGAGGAGTTCAGCAAACGACAGTTACTTATAATAGCCTGATGTCATTTGAAACTAACTACAAGAAGGTCGCTAATATGTTTGACCAGGTAGGTTCAAAAGTATCAGCATTTTCATTCAGCCTGCTATTTTTTTCATATGATTTAACTGAAATTGTTCTGCTTTGTTTTCATTGAGAGCGAGTGTTGGAGAATGGCAATCAAAAGGCCTAAAATGTTACTTTGAGGTGCATAGATGGTCTAAGCCACGAACAACAATTTCCTGATGATGTCAACTTTGTATAGGGAGGGTGTGCTTCAAACATAAAGCTTAGACGTGTTGGACATGTCAACGCACACTGgagaaatatttttacttttagTCTAGATTCAGTCTTGCTAAAGAAACATCAGGTGTTGAAATATTTTAATGGAGGAACTTATTGGGACTTTAAACAGGTCGAGAATTCAGGGAAAGCTTTTGTAgcttttgtttatgttttgtctTCTAAATCTAAATCCAGCTGTACTCTATGGTAACTCGGTATACTTTTTGACTGATAGATAGAAACACTTCTAAAGAAAAGAATCCAACTGCTGTATCTGATTGGTGCCTGCAGATTCTATGGGTTTGCTGCGTATCCCATCATGCTATTCTAAGAACAAATAGTTTGACAATTCAGTATTTTTAGGGCCATGCGATGATTGAAATTGTCCCTCAGTGTAAAATTGGATTCAGAGTTAAATTATGGTAATTTTCCATGTTTTGCTGCATAGTGCAAGTGGACAATTCACCAACTTTTTTATGAAACTTTGTAATTCTAGATGCAAAGAGCTGGCATTCGACCTGATGTTGTAAGCTATGCACTGCTCATTAATGCCTATGGAAAAGCTAGGAGAGAAGAAGAGGCATTGGCTGTATTTGAGGAGATGCTTGATGCTGGCCTTAGGTGTGATTCCCAATAATATCTTCATTTCCAAGTTGTACAGTCCATTTGACCTTTATTTTTggcaaaatgaaaataataattcagaCTCTTACATCCTCAACTCCGACTCAATAAAGCATTCTTACTCTTGTAAAACAAAATGCAGCTGATCTTTTTTCCATTATTTGTACACATAACTAAAATAACCACACCACCAAAGCGATAAACACATCTTTGTGAACCAGAGACAGCATCATTAAAAAGTCACCAAATATTGAAGCAACTTCTTGTTTCCTTGTGAATCTAAAAGCCCGTAATTGGAACCTATGTTATGCCAAATCAAAAAGTAAACACTCAATCTGCCATGTTCTAGTTCCCATCAATATTCAGTTGATAATTGTGAAGTCAGTTGATTGTAATGGCTAGACAAAATGACAAATATATGTCTACTTTCTCAACTTATATAGTTCTCCCAACAGGCCGACACAGAAAGCATACAACATCTTGCTTGATGCGTTTGCAATCTCAGGAATGGTGGAGCAGGCACGAATTGTTTTCAAGAGCATGGGGAGAGACAGGTGATGTTTTTCTTATATAGTTTATTTCCCCTTCTTACTTGATTCTCAGGTATTATTGAATGATTCCTTGGTGCACTGCTTCCTTAACCTCTTGTCATTTACCTCACTTTTGATTTGAACTTTAGATACAGCTATGTCGTAAACTCGTAATAGGCTAATAATGAAACAAAATCATTGTTTGTGTAAGTAGATTCCTTTTGAAGCCAAGGATAGAAAAAATTGAGAAAACGAAATCCCAGAAATCATAATCTTAATTTCAACCCCATGGTTTAAACATGAAATGCTGTGAATGAGATTCATGGAGGCGGCATGGTAAAAATTAACGGAAATATTGGATGGCTGTAAGTTAGCTGTTTTCTGATTTTGGTCTTCCTTCTTTTAAGAGTTTAGGAGGGAATTAGATTTGAATGGCTTACTTTCCAAATGGTGATTGGGATTAGGGATTCATTAACATGAAAGAGTTCTGGCTAGTCGCTAACCCCTTTTTTTACTGTCACCTGTGTGCCCTCCACTcacttaattgagtttgtttaGAAGTTGGTCTATAGTACATGTCATGGCACAAGGATCTTCCTTCCATTATCAAGTAACATGATCTAGTTGCTGATAGACTGATCGTTCATTGAAATTCCTTTATTTGGAATACGTACGTGTTTGTAGAGAATTTAATTTTACGAGTCTTGCTTATTATTCATCTACTGGCCAATCTTGTTTAGCTGATTACACATGGAATCGATGAATATACCATTTGGAATGAATAATGGACTCAACAGTGTAGTGTGATAATTTGATTCTCGTTTTTGTTCCGCAGATGTACACCAGATCTTTGTTCCTATACAACTATGCTCTCAGCATATGTTAATGCATCTGATATGGAAGGTGCTGAGAAGTTTTTCAGAAGGATTAAACAAGATGGATTGGAACCAAATGTTGTCACCCACGGAACTCTGATAAAAGGTTACGCCAAAGTAAACAATCTCGAAAAGATGATGGAGAAATATGATGAAATGCGTGCTGCCGGGATCAATGCTAATCCAACCATTTTCACCACAATCATGGATGCTTATGGCAGAAACAAGGATTTTGGTGGTGCAGTGGTTTGGTACAATGAAATGCTATCGAGTGGCATCCCTCCTGATCAGAAAGCGAAGAATGTTCTCTTATCTTTGGCAAAAACAGCAGAAGAACAAATGGAAGCTAATCAACTAGTAGAAAGTCGGACATTTGAACGGCTTCTAAAAGATGTCAGTAGTGATGAAGTGAATGATATGAATGATGACAGTGAAGTTGAAGATgcagatgaagatgaagaaaaaaGATTTacatttgaagatgaagaagatgatttGACAAAACATATAGCAGTGGTTATCGAGGTAACCAACATGTGAGATTGTGAGAATCTCATCTGTAAAgctgtgtttttttttattttttacaactCTTATATGTTAGTGGTTGGTAGAACAATTGGAACCGGGCTTCAATTTTGAAAGTGATCCAGTGCAAAATGTTAGCTGTATTCTTGGGGCCTCGGTCTTTTTCAAGAGTTTATTGTGACATAGATATTTTTACGTAAGAGCTTAAAGATGCAGCAACCAAAGGTAGACAGCAGATATCGAAACTGAACCACTTCTTTTCTATGATATCATATATTTTCCTCAAGGTGTAACTCTTCCTGGGCAGATTCTTTCAACCGATCAGCAGCTTTTGCAACCTGCAAACAATTGAAGAAAAAATGGGCTCAAAGGTCAATTTTGGAAGGCCTGCCTGGGGTTAGGCTAAAAACTTGCAGGTTCCCCTGGTCTAATGTGAGGCTGTACTCTCGTAATTTTTCGAGCAATTGGTCATATTTGCGTTTAGGCGTTGCTGTAGGAAGTGTTGCGTCGATGCAATTAATGCAAAAAAACAAGCAAAAAACAATGAGACACATCAAAGCAAAACCAAAGATTACCTCAGATGTCCAGTTTGTTCTTGCAGTTGCAACAAGTAAAAGTATGGTTTGTAATACAACTCCAATGATCATCCCCCACCAAATTCCCTGAGAAACCCGCCATGAATTTTCTCCCGTGTAAACATGCGAAGTACCAAAATTCGTGCCAGAATTCAAAAACTGCAAAACTTACAGCTACTCCTAAGCTTGTTTTGAATCCAAGAATGCATCCAATGGGCAAACCAATGATATAGTAAGTGGCCAGGTTAATATAAGCTACCACAGCTTGCCATCCACTACCAATGGCAACACCTGAAAGATGAGAAGACATTCATTCCTAATTCCTACCAAAACGTCTTCTCAAGTACTAGGAAATGAATCATCCATGTTACCTGATAGTATAGGTTGAATTCCATTTAAGAAAACAGAGATGGCAAGTAGTGGAGTCAAATCAGACACTGCTTCAATGACTTGCGAATCACTTGTGAAAAGTTTACTCAATCCAACCCTGAATATAAGCACGATTGTGCTGAAGAGTATGCTGATTATGGTACTTGTTGTGTTAACTATGATGACTGAGAGCTGGGCTACCCTAGGATGACCTGCACCGAGCTCATTACTGACTCGAATGCTGCAATCGCcacaaaagaaaatttaaaacaGAGATTAAGAGGAAGACTTTTAGATGATGAAAGAAACCAGAAATTGTCACCTGGCCGCAGCTGCTATTCCCAGCATAAATTGCATATCCCAgttcaagtaattcatgctgTTATTTAGAGGGAACAAGTGAGAACTGGTACATTTAAAGTTGAAGAAACCAAGAGATTTTCTGGATTTTACCATATAGAAATAGAGTCCAGAGAGATGGTTGGATTAGGGAGTAGGCCTGAGATAAACACAAGACCTTGGAAATACCATATTTCCAAGCTGCATCAAACAATAAGACAATTATAAGGAACAAGAAAGAAGGATTGAACAGATGTTTGATTTTCCAGTGTACCATTACCATAACATAACCGCAGAAGCCACGGTTAGCTTAAAATAAGGCCATATCCCTTTGAAAGCACTAGAAGAGAAACCAGTCCAAGTTTCTTTGCAAGATGGACTGAATCTAATGTAAATCCCTTGAACAATGACTAACAGCCACCAAGAAAAACTAAGCGTTAGAGCCGCCCCAAGAAGTCCATagtcaaaaacataaacaacgaGCCAGTTTAGCAGAACATGCAAGAAGAATACTCCTACAGCCATGTAGGCCAAAGGGTTAACAATGTTTTGAGCTTGAAGGAATCTTTGCATGGGACAGCTAATTGCAAATGCGTAGAGTTGAGGGATGAGCCCGCGAGCGAAAACTTGGCCTTGTGCAGCAATGGTATGTGATTGACCTATGATTTTAAGCGCTGGCCCTGAAAACCAATACAGGAATGTGATAATTACAGCTGCTCCAATGTGCATTACTATTGCTCTCTGGCAAATGATTCCCATTGCTCCATATTGCTTCGCTCCGTAAGCTTGTCCACATACCGTTTGAACTGCACTTGCCATCCCTAGCTACGAACATAACACAACATTAAACATCTTTAAGTAATATATGTTTGTTGATTATTGAAACTTCAAATTTCAAGGGAGTTGCTCTAATTTATCCTGCAAAGCTAGAAGAGTTAAGATTGTTCCTATATATACCATGACACCATAAGCAAGACCTTGAATTCCGACACTTGCAACAGAGGCAGCAGCCAGCTCAAGTGCACCTAAATGCCCAGTAAACACAAGGGTGACAAAGCTGAGCATGTAATTGAACAGCAAGACTATGATAGAAGCACCGGAGAGATGCCAGAGAAGTTTCGACTCCCATGCTATGAGTCGAGGGTACCACCGGACAGCCACAGGCCCCTGTTCCAAAAATTCTTCGATTTCAGCTGCTGACAAATCTGGAATCTGTGCGTGAGAGTCAAGCCCAAGCAACAATGGCTGGTACTCTTCGGAAGCCATGCTATGAAATTTTTCACAATCTTTCACCACCTTTGCTGGCTAATATGTGGAGTTCAAACAAGGAAAACGAATGACAGGTGAAGCTGGAGAGTGAAATAATGCAACTAACATTCTTGGTCGATGCCTCTGCTGGTGGTTGGGGGGCGTGGGGACTgaactc
It encodes:
- the LOC140891206 gene encoding pentatricopeptide repeat-containing protein At3g59040; translated protein: MPQTSTIFLESFISVPSPRISSKSNGCENLVGVNIHVCKRAQVVCLGMLAPRKFMQRRKKVEVFKDAADEADQKNWRKIMLEIEESDSAVAVLRSRRPKSEPLPKDLVVGTLVRFKQLKKWNLVGEILEWLRTQHWWDFKEMDFLMLITAYGKQGDFNKAERVLSYINQKGYAPHVISYTALMEAYGNGGQYNKAEAIFRRMQSSGPEPSAVTYQIILNTFVKGDKFREAEEIFETLLDKELSPLKPDQKMFHMMIYMYKKAGSYDKARQLFALMPERGVQQTTVTYNSLMSFETNYKKVANMFDQMQRAGIRPDVVSYALLINAYGKARREEEALAVFEEMLDAGLRPTQKAYNILLDAFAISGMVEQARIVFKSMGRDRCTPDLCSYTTMLSAYVNASDMEGAEKFFRRIKQDGLEPNVVTHGTLIKGYAKVNNLEKMMEKYDEMRAAGINANPTIFTTIMDAYGRNKDFGGAVVWYNEMLSSGIPPDQKAKNVLLSLAKTAEEQMEANQLVESRTFERLLKDVSSDEVNDMNDDSEVEDADEDEEKRFTFEDEEDDLTKHIAVVIEVTNM
- the LOC140891207 gene encoding protein DETOXIFICATION 41 isoform X2 — translated: MASEEYQPLLLGLDSHAQIPDLSAAEIEEFLEQGPVAVRWYPRLIAWESKLLWHLSGALELAAASVASVGIQGLAYGVMLGMASAVQTVCGQAYGAKQYGAMGIICQRAIVMHIGAAVIITFLYWFSGPALKIIGQSHTIAAQGQVFARGLIPQLYAFAISCPMQRFLQAQNIVNPLAYMAVGVFFLHVLLNWLVVYVFDYGLLGAALTLSFSWWLLVIVQGIYIRFSPSCKETWTGFSSSAFKGIWPYFKLTVASAVMLCLEIWYFQGLVFISGLLPNPTISLDSISICMNYLNWDMQFMLGIAAAASIRVSNELGAGHPRVAQLSVIIVNTTSTIISILFSTIVLIFRVGLSKLFTSDSQVIEAVSDLTPLLAISVFLNGIQPILSGVAIGSGWQAVVAYINLATYYIIGLPIGCILGFKTSLGVAGIWWGMIIGVVLQTILLLVATARTNWTSEVAKAADRLKESAQEELHLEENI
- the LOC140891207 gene encoding protein DETOXIFICATION 41 isoform X1 yields the protein MASEEYQPLLLGLDSHAQIPDLSAAEIEEFLEQGPVAVRWYPRLIAWESKLLWHLSGASIIVLLFNYMLSFVTLVFTGHLGALELAAASVASVGIQGLAYGVMLGMASAVQTVCGQAYGAKQYGAMGIICQRAIVMHIGAAVIITFLYWFSGPALKIIGQSHTIAAQGQVFARGLIPQLYAFAISCPMQRFLQAQNIVNPLAYMAVGVFFLHVLLNWLVVYVFDYGLLGAALTLSFSWWLLVIVQGIYIRFSPSCKETWTGFSSSAFKGIWPYFKLTVASAVMLCLEIWYFQGLVFISGLLPNPTISLDSISICMNYLNWDMQFMLGIAAAASIRVSNELGAGHPRVAQLSVIIVNTTSTIISILFSTIVLIFRVGLSKLFTSDSQVIEAVSDLTPLLAISVFLNGIQPILSGVAIGSGWQAVVAYINLATYYIIGLPIGCILGFKTSLGVAGIWWGMIIGVVLQTILLLVATARTNWTSEVAKAADRLKESAQEELHLEENI